One window from the genome of Yamadazyma tenuis chromosome 7, complete sequence encodes:
- a CDS encoding phosphoglucomutanse/phosphomannomutase (EggNog:ENOG503NXBY; COG:G), giving the protein MDASDKQTVDKLVQQWLEFDINPKTRNEILELQKSGDYETLHKKLFKRIAFGTAGLRSSMEAGFSHMNDVTVLQAAQGLIAYLTKNGGDSIVIGYDHRFNSQRYAELTASVAILKGFTVYYLGSTTCLSEESLALSPTQFQGELSGDRSYVHTPLVPFAIDHYKASAGVMVTASHNPANDNGYKVYYGNGCQIIPPIDHGIAQSIEQNLQPWSDEAWDVVGNLAGSDLMKSVKEATTKAYIEAVAEKLLVFKDLDFEFVYTPMHGVGYEIFDKVLQLFNNVKVTVVSAQKDPDPTFWSVKFPNPEEKGALDMAIKTADEKGISLVVANDPDADRFSVAVKTDDCWKQLTGNEIGFLFGQYVIENTPKNTLKHTYLVNSTVSSQIFASMSVIEGFNFQDTLTGFKWIGNKAIDLKSKGYHVPFGYEEAIGFMFDVVNDKDGISAAVVWLQMYNQWFASHQQTPFDKLNSGYAKYGYSKECNGYYKLDRLEKTDQIFTAIRASYPGDSPSTIGPFVVTYWRDLTLGYESSTNDHKSILPHDPTSQMITAILSSTSDSGSTVRFTCRGSGTEPKLKVYIEGVSRDTGVASSLARTCWQVLRQHWFQPDVYGLQEVVNS; this is encoded by the coding sequence ATGGACGCTTCTGATAAACAAACCGTCGATAAACTTGTACAGCAGTGGCTAGAATTTGAtatcaaccccaaaacCAGAAATGAAATCCTTGAGCTACAAAAATCAGGAGATTATGAGACTTTGCACaagaagctcttcaaaCGGATAGCTTTTGGAACAGCCGGATTAAGATCTTCAATGGAAGCAGGTTTCTCCCATATGAACGACGTGACAGTTCTTCAGGCAGCACAAGGGTTAATTGCCTACTTGACCAAAAATGGCGGGGATTCTATCGTTATTGGCTATGATCACCGGTTTAACTCCCAGAGATACGCCGAGTTGACCGCCAGTGTGGCTATTTTGAAGGGATTCACCGTATACTACTTGGGCTCGACGACCTGCTTGTCAGAGGAATCACTCGCTTTATCGCCCACTCAATTCCAGGGGGAATTGAGTGGTGATAGGCTGTATGTTCATACGCCCTTGGTGCCATTTGCTATAGATCACTACAAAGCTTCGGCTGGGGTCATGGTGACGGCCTCCCACAACCCCGCCAACGATAATGGATATAAGGTATACTATGGGAATGGGTGTCAGATCATTCCGCCTATTGATCACGGTATTGCTCAGTCTATCGAACAAAACTTGCAGCCATGGAGCGATGAGGCGTGGGACGTGGTAGGAAACTTGGCGGGCctggacttgatgaagtctGTAAAGGaggccaccaccaaggcGTACATCGAGGCGGTTGCagagaagttgttggtgtttaaAGACCTTGACTTTGAGTTTGTCTATACACCAATGCATGGGGTGGGATACGAGATATTCGATAAagttttgcaactttttAATAACGTCAAAGTGACGGTGGTCAGTGCCCAAAAGGATCCCGACCCGACATTCTGGAGTGTGAAATTCCCCAATCCTGAAGAAAAAGGAGCTTTGGACATGGCCATAAAAACCGCCGACGAAAAGGGCATACTGCTTGTGGTGGCCAACGACCCCGATGCCGATAGGTTTTCGGTAGCGGTGAAGACTGATGATTGCTGGAAGCAGCTCACCGGGAACGAAATAGGGTTTCTCTTTGGTCAATATGTCATTGAGAACACTCCCAAGAACACCTTGAAACACACATATCTCGTGAACTCAACCGTGTCTTCGCAAATATTTGCATCAATGTCTGTAATTGAGGGCTTTAACTTCCAGGATACCTTGACTGGATTCAAGTGGATTGGAAATAAGGCCATtgatttgaaatcaaaaggCTACCATGTTCCGTTTGGATACGAAGAAGCTATAGGATTCATGTTTGACGTGGTTAACGACAAGGACGGGATTTCGGCTGCGGTGGTATGGTTGCAAATGTATAACCAGTGGTTTGCGTCCCACCAACAGACTCCATTTGACAAGTTAAACCTGGGTTATGCCAAGTACGGCTATTCCAAAGAGTGTAACGGGTACTATAAACTTGACAGGTTGGAAAAGACCGACCAGATTTTTACAGCCATTAGAGCCTCCTACCCCGGAGATTCACCCCTGACCATTGGGCCTTTTGTGGTCACCTACTGGAGAGATTTAACACTTGGATACGAATCGAGCACCAATGACCACAAATCGATTCTTCCCCACGACCCGACTTCCCAGATGATAACTGCCATTTTATCTAGTACAAGTGACCTGGGTAGCACCGTACGGTTCACCTGTCGAGGCTCTGGCACTGAgcccaagttgaaggtgtaTATCGAAGGAGTGTCACGTGACACGGGAGTTGCGTCCCTGTTGGCGCGTACATGCTGGCAGGTTTTACGTCAACATTGGTTCCAGCCAGATGTATACGGCTTGCAAGAAGTGGTAAACTCGTAG
- the VAN1 gene encoding Mannan polymerase I complex van1 subunit (COG:S; EggNog:ENOG503NZD7; CAZy:GT62): protein MGQQFNSELPVHHRFSPKKNVLIITTKRLLVGITALVVLFLLVGNGSKVIPELQAQEIDTQIIDNNLEVSYEETSDEKVYEVTKDGVAERSAGPDFEYYDLNSFTGSAQGMKNQDVVLFLMPLRNAEHVLSMAFHNIMNLTYDHSLIDIAFLVSDCSEGDTTLEKTFEYSVALQNGTLVDKLQREEAIKAKYRRGSSDLYQLYMDQDYMNNVRKSYNPRYYHKDYSKPFRSITIYRKDFGQAIGQGFSDRHAVKVQGIRRKLMGRARNWLTTNALKPYHSWVYWRDVDIETCPGSVIQDLMKHDYDVMVPNVWRPLPSFLVDEPPFEQPYDLNSWIESDPALELASKLDEDDVIVEGYAEYPTWRVHLAYIRDRNGDPNEAVDLDGVGGVSILAKAKLFRQGVHFPAFTFLNHAETEAFGKMSKKMGFRVGGLPHYTIWHIYEPSEDDLMKIAKLERKKRRQKQTKNP, encoded by the coding sequence ATGGGTCAGCAATTTAATTCTGAGCTCCCGGTGCACCACCGGTTCAGCCCGAAAAAGAACGTGTTAATTATCACCACAAAGCGATTGTTGGTGGGCATCACTGCGCTCGTGGTGCTCTTCTTACTCGTTGGCAATGGTTCCAAGGTGATACCTGAGCTTCAAGCACAGGAGATTGATACTCAAATAATCGACAATAATCTCGAGGTCTCGTACGAGGAGACCAGCGACGAGAAGGTCTACGAGGTCACAAAGGATGGTGTGGCTGAGAGGTCAGCGGGCCCCGACTTTGAATATTACGATTTGAACCTGTTTACTGGATCGGCCCAAGGTATGAAAAATCAGGATGTGGTGCTTTTCTTGATGCCGCTTCGAAACGCCGAGCACGTCTTGTCCATGGCCTTCCACAACAtcatgaacttgacgtATGATCACTCGTTGATAGATATAGCGTTTTTGGTGTCGGACTGTTCAGAGGGTGACACCACTTTGGAAAAGACATTTGAATACAGTGTGGCTCTACAGAACGGAACGTTGGTGGACAAGTTGCAAAGGGAAGAGGCTATCAAGGCCAAGTACCGTCGGGGCTCGTCCGACTTGTACCAGTTGTACATGGACCAAGATTATATGAACAATGTGCGGAAATCGTATAACCCTAGATACTATCACAAAGATTATCTGAAGCCATTTAGATCCATCACCATCTACCGAAAGGATTTCGGTCAAGCTATTGGCCAGGGGTTCAGTGATAGACATGCTGTCAAAGTGCAGGGGATCAGAAGAAAATTGATGGGAAGAGCCCGAAATTGGTTGACCACCAACGCTCTCAAGCCCTACCATTCGTGGGTTTACTGGAGAGATGTGGATATTGAAACGTGTCCAGGGTCTGTGATCCAAGACTTGATGAAACACGACTATGATGTAATGGTGCCCAATGTGTGGAGGCCATTACCATcgtttttggtggatgagCCCCCATTTGAACAGCCATATGACTTGAACTCATGGATTGAATCGGACCCAGCATTGGAATTGGCATCCAAGTTagacgaagatgatgtGATAGTGGAAGGGTATGCCGAGTACCCTACGTGGAGAGTTCATTTGGCGTATATTCGTGATCGGAACGGTGACCCCAATGAAGCCGTCGATTTGGATGGGGTTGGAGGAGTGTCTATTCTTGCCAAAGCCAAGTTATTCCGACAAGGAGTTCACTTCCCAGCCTTCACATTCTTGAACCACGCTGAAACAGAAGCGTTTGGGAAGATGTCCAAGAAAATGGGTTTCCGGGTTGGAGGTCTTCCTCATTATACTATCTGGCACATTTACGAACCTAGCGAAGATGATTTAATGAAGATAGCCAAgcttgaaagaaagaaaagacGTCAAAAACAGACGAAGAACCCATAG
- a CDS encoding aspartic-type endopeptidase (EggNog:ENOG503NV4S; MEROPS:MER0078983; COG:O), whose amino-acid sequence MKTAFFLCYLASYALGLHPVKDFRVSDLKVSSSKQRVVSANSNAVSYKKADDTENELSVVGSATATVVTTSSLPSSAPTIALNADVQMVFSDTTKSIYYLTSQVIDNNTNYNETFQLLLDTGSSVSWVYNESCTSDACTQQTVNKFDDFSQNLHILSDFSLTYSGQSVSGDLINGKDNDIKLVFSNFELSNFTFGIASTVPDLFDGFNVSGILGIPSSTAKGDDKNLIYQLNQGQLIDSQMFGLSLVSSNQTVEYTDDDGNVLSLPSNYGGLIVFGSKAIDDQSNFIESGSNISFTPIVENDNDYWLIDLKNIQVDNGTVVKALNSSDSSRKTIIDTGTTGFVLPLTDANTLHEKLFGSDLVTDNNGNYAFPCDAEDQKFTFTINDHDFEISVSDFKGEQYTTQGLTGNCASMIQGLNSQHWVFGAAFLSKFYTVFDLDANRIGFGDARITSYSLQQSNSAGTSAVYTGAITNSSVSSTSTRSGSSIVSTSSSSISSHSHSNNSTSSTDDDNESHNSGAVVAYSGLTLLMSLISHIVL is encoded by the coding sequence ATGAAAACAGCATTCTTCTTGTGCTACTTGGCGTCCTATGCTTTGGGGCTCCACCCCGTCAAGGACTTTCGGGTCAGcgacttgaaggtttcaTCATCCAAACAACGTGTGGTTTCGGCCAACTCCAACGCTGTTTCCTATAAAAAAGCCGACGATACCGAAAACGAACTCAGCGTCGTGGGGTCTGCCACCGCTACCGTCGTTACCACCAGCTCCTTGCCAAGCTCGGCACCCACGATCGCCTTAAACGCCGACGTCCAGATGGTTTTTTCCgataccaccaaatccatCTACTATTTGACGAGTCAGGTGATCGACAACAACACGAATTATAATGAGACATTCCAATTATTGTTGGACACCGGCAGCTCTGTGTCCTGGGTGTATAACGAATCGTGCACGTCGGATGCATGCACGCAGCAGACGGTGAACAAGTTTGATGACTTTAGCCAAAATTTGCACATTCTTTCCGATTTTCTGTTGACGTACAGCGGACAAAGCGTCTCGGGagacttgatcaatggGAAGGATAACGACATCAAATTGGTATTCAGCAACTTCGAACTCTCCAACTTTACGTTCGGTATTGCCAGCACCGTCCCTGATTTGTTTGACGGGTTTAACGTCAGTGGTATTTTGGGGATTCCCTCGTCCACCGCCAAAGGCGAcgacaaaaacttgatttaCCAATTGAACCAGGGTCAGTTAATCGACCTGCAAATGTTTGGCTTGTCATTGGTGTCGTCGAACCAGACGGTTGAGTACACCGATGACGACGGTAATGTGTTGTCGTTACCATCCAACTATGGAGGGTTGATTGTGTTTGGATCCAAGGCCATCGATGACCagtccaacttcatcgagtccgGCTCCAACATCTCCTTCACCCCCATCGTTGAGAACGACAACGACTATTGGTTGATCGACTTGAAAAACATCCAGGTCGACAACGGTACAGTTGTTAAAGCATTGAATTCGTCTGACTCTTCACGTAAAACCATCATCGATACTGGGACCACTGGATTTGTGTTGCCGTTGACGGATGCCAATACTCTCCATGAGAAGTTGTTTGGAAGCGACTTAGTCACCGATAACAATGGTAATTATGCTTTTCCTTGCGATGCTGAAGATCAGAAGTTcaccttcaccatcaacgaCCACGACTTTGAAATCAGCGTCAGTGACTTCAAAGGTGAGCAGTACACCACCCAGGGATTGACCGGAAACTGTGCGTCGATGATTCAGGGATTGAATTCCCAGCACTGGGTGTTTGGAGCCGCTTTCTTGTCGAAGTTCTACACGgtgtttgacttggatgCCAACCGAATCGGCTTTGGGGATGCTAGAATCACCAGCTATTCATTGCAGCAGAGCAATTCCGCCGGCACATCGGCTGTATACACGGGTGCTATTACGAACTCGTCGGTGAGCTCCACCAGCACTAGATCTGGATCGAGCATCGTCTCCACCTCATCCTCATCCATATCCTCACATTCACATTCTAACAACTCCACATCATCGactgatgatgataatgaatCTCATAACAGCGGGGCTGTTGTGGCCTACTCTGGACTCACTCTTCTCATGTCATTAATTCTGCACATTGTTTTATAG
- a CDS encoding uncharacterized protein (COG:U; EggNog:ENOG503NX8V), with product MSGSWNQPSYSENDIDDFIIPDEEVPVTSKPQASPKSTPQATASGPSQNASDTMFSSIPWNMKVDLSSTFTPFTTSNAFNNTVREHQYTGGDTLDEPVLTTLSRDLLKIWKRLTIVIWPIQLAKLAKRQQSKLVDFAQRNGVNIPESIIRERRISVGNEEDLENINTFENIELNNLDWDLWGPLIFSLVYSVVLGMSSSTKQTNSVFSGSFSFMWIFYVIIGLNIQLLGGNISFMSAISAVGYSMFPITIGEVLCSLLISWKLVRLALMLVLCCWSIYSGVLSLKCSGVLPGRVLLAVYPVALMYAVLSWLTVIT from the coding sequence atgTCTGGCTCCTGGAACCAACCAAGTTACTCGGAAAACGATATCGACGACTTCATCATCCccgatgaagaagttcctGTCACAAGTAAACCACAAGCATCCCCCAAATCAACTCCCCAGGCGACTGCGTCTGGACCCTCCCAAAATGCATCCGATACAATGTTCTCGTCAATTCCTTGGAATATGAAGGTAGATTTGTCTTCTACTTTCACTCCattcaccacctccaatgCATTCAACAACACTGTCAGAGAGCACCAATATACCGGAGGTGACACACTCGATGAGCCGGTCTTGACGACATTATCCAgagatttgttgaagatttggaagCGGTTGACTATTGTGATCTGGCCAATTCAATTAGCCAAGTTGGCGAAGAGACAACAAAGTAAACTCGTGGATTTTGCTCAGAGGAATGGTGTCAACATCCCGGAGCTGATCATCAGAGAAAGACGGATTTCTGTTGGtaacgaagaagacttggagaatATCAACACCTTTGAAAATATAGAATTAAACAACTTGGACTGGGATCTCTGGGGCCCCTTGATCTTTTCGTTAGTCTATTCGGTGGTGTTGGGAATGTCCAGCAGCACCAAGCAAACAAACTCGGTGTTTTCGGGGTCGTTCAGCTTCATGTGGATCTTCTATGTGATAATAGGTTTAAATATTCAATTACTTGGAGGGAACATCTCGTTTATGTCTGCCATAAGTGCTGTGGGATATTCCATGTTCCCCATCACCATTGGTGAAGTGTTGTGCTCTCTATTAATCTCCTGGAAACTTGTGAGATTGGCATTGATGCTTGTATTATGTTGTTGGAGTATTTACTCTGGAGtgttgagtttgaaatGCTCGGGGGTTTTACCCGGCCGAGTGTTACTTGCGGTATACCCAGTAGCATTGATGTATGCGGTGTTAAGCTGGTTGACGGTAATAACATGA
- a CDS encoding NAD(P)-dependent dehydrogenase (EggNog:ENOG503P3BH; COG:Q) — translation MSSQTTYFITGTNRGIGLAYVEHLTSDKSNLVIATVRSEKAAGPLTALNRDNLKIIYLDMADSSAKFEAAFKQLEHLAPNGIDVFIQNAGISGPKFLVPAEQYNAESYAEVLTINVGGSAKAYNALYPYLFKGTGTKKIVFLSTIAAQIGFPAGGNAYSASKAAVNHLAVQIAKQNAGAENELVRNSATVMLHPGLVETDMAEEPKAVWGSAGFISPSESVEKSLKVVAGLTAADTGKFLSYEGDELPFVV, via the coding sequence ATGTCTTCTCAAACTACTTACTTCATCACCGGTACCAACAGAGGTATCGGTTTAGCCTATGTCGAACACTTGACTTCCgacaaatccaacttggtTATTGCAACCGTTAGAAGTGAAAAGGCTGCTGGTCCTTTGACCGCCCTTAACAGggacaacttgaagatcatCTACCTCGACATGGCTGACTCTTCCGCTAAGTTTGAGGCTGctttcaaacaacttgaacatttgGCTCCAAACGGTATTGATGTGTTTATCCAAAACGCTGGGATTTCCGGTCCCAAATTCTTAGTTCCAGCTGAACAATATAATGCTGAATCTTACGCTGAAGTCCTCACTATCAATGTGGGAGGTTCTGCAAAGGCTTATAATGCTTTGTATCCTTACCTTTTCAAGGGTACCGGTACCAAGAAAATCGTGTTCCTTTCCACCATTGCAGCCCAAATCGGTTTTCCTGCTGGGGGGAATGCTTATAGTGCCTCCAAGGCTGCTGTTAACCATTTGGCGGTCCAGATTGCTAAACAAAATGCTGGGGCTGAAAATGAATTAGTCAGGAACTCAGCAACGGTGATGTTGCACCCAGGGTTGGTTGAAACTGATATGGCAGAGGAGCCAAAGGCTGTTTGGGGTTCTGCTGGCTTTATTTCTCCCTCAGAATCGGTTGagaaatcattgaaggTTGTGGCTGGTCTTACTGCTGCTGATACGGGAAAGTTTCTTTCCtatgaaggtgatgaaTTACCTTTCGTTGTTTAG